Proteins co-encoded in one Anaerolineae bacterium genomic window:
- a CDS encoding prepilin peptidase, producing the protein MAWVGMVSLWLGVCALWDLRTRTVPNILTLPVLVLAGLWRFLWEKEATLGWALLLALAWFGLWVLGAVGGADAKIALALSLLDPGWGYAAMVGLVLAGVWAKVRRWQGKPLQDIPAVPFMVLTFPPHLAIIKASIVGVVRLVHEAPAMGFLF; encoded by the coding sequence ATGGCGTGGGTTGGCATGGTAAGCCTCTGGCTGGGCGTGTGCGCTCTCTGGGACCTGCGCACGCGCACCGTGCCCAACATCCTAACCCTGCCCGTCCTGGTCCTGGCGGGCTTGTGGCGTTTCCTTTGGGAGAAAGAGGCCACCCTGGGGTGGGCGCTTCTTTTGGCCCTGGCCTGGTTTGGGCTGTGGGTTTTGGGGGCCGTGGGCGGGGCTGACGCCAAAATCGCCCTTGCCCTGAGCCTGCTGGACCCGGGCTGGGGCTACGCCGCCATGGTGGGTCTGGTCTTAGCCGGGGTGTGGGCCAAAGTGCGGCGCTGGCAAGGCAAACCGCTACAAGACATCCCCGCCGTACCATTCATGGTCTTGACATTCCCACCGCACCTGGCTATAATCAAAGCGTCCATCGTGGGCGTAGTGCGCCTGGTGCACGAAGCCCCAGCGATGGGCTTTTTGTTTTAA